One stretch of Miscanthus floridulus cultivar M001 chromosome 18, ASM1932011v1, whole genome shotgun sequence DNA includes these proteins:
- the LOC136522882 gene encoding expansin-like A4, with protein sequence MAAVLTMVLLRLFTTGGLIIFLLCPASCLARPPHSSNNYYCDWCPRHSTASPDLDALLRGAGTATDDGGACGAAAAELGGGAPHVASAGADFFRDGAGCGVCYQLRCRDRRVCGDGGVKVVVVAGAANGTGFLLTTEAFAAMSRPGMSPDQLLPVLDGNAVQVDFRRIPCEYNNKNLSIRVEEGSRHPAHLAINFLYQGGQTDIAAVEIAHAAAPPAWRPMARVRRRGVVTWRTSRAPAGPLQLRLVVTAGVGGKWLRAGGDVMPADWRPGQVHDTGIRVRDIARTTCARSCRARRPPVVAGSEELR encoded by the exons ATGGCCGCCGTCCTGACGATGGTGCTTCTTCGTCTCTTCACCACTGGCGGCCTCATCATCTTCCTGTTGTGTCCCGCGTCCTGCCTTGCTCGTCCTCCTCATTCCAGCAACAACTACTACTGCGACTGGTGCCCTCGCCACTCCACCGCCTCTCCCGACCTCGACG CGTTGCTGCGTGGTGCTGGTACTGCTACAGACGACGGCGGTGCTTGCGGGGCCGCGGCGGCGGAGCTGGGCGGAGGAGCGCCCCACGTCGCCAGTGCCGGCGCCGACTTCTTCCGCGACGGCGCCGGCTGCGGCGTCTGCTATCAG TTGAGGTGCAGAGACCGGAGGGTGTGCGGCGACGGCGGCGTTAAGGTCGTCGTGGTGGCCGGCGCCGCCAACGGGACGGGGTTCCTGCTCACCACGGAGGCCTTCGCTGCGATGTCCAGGCCGGGCATGTCGCCCGATCAACTGCTGCCCGTCTTGGACGGCAATGCTGTTCAGGTCGACTTCAGGAG AATACCTTGCGAGTACAACAACAAGAACCTGTCGATACGCGTGGAGGAAGGGAGCAGGCACCCGGCGCACCTGGCCATCAACTTCCTGTACCAGGGCGGGCAGACGGACATCGCGGCCGTCGAGATCGCGCACGCGGCGGCGCCGCCCGCGTGGCGGCCCATGGCGCGCGTGCGCAGGCGCGGCGTTGTGACGTGGCGCACCTCGCGCGCCCCGGCGGGGCCGCTGCAGCTTCGGCTCGTCGTCACAGCCGGTGTCGGCGGCAAGTGGCTGCGGGCCGGCGGGGACGTGATGCCGGCGGACTGGCGGCCCGGGCAGGTACACGACACGGGGATCCGGGTCCGCGACATCGCCCGGACCACCTGCGCCCGCTCCTGCCGCGCGCGACGGCCGCCTGTGGTGGCCGGCAGCGAGGAGCTCAGGTAG